The Streptomyces seoulensis genome contains a region encoding:
- a CDS encoding HelD family protein, whose translation MSATAPDPLDDPRAPLTRERTHLAESRSALRAMREDVEALDIKDVTANWVNATILARQIDDRIKALADLSDTPLFFGRLDYLHAPGADQAEGAEGERFYIGRRHVHDADGDPMVIDWRAPVSQPFYRASRKDPMDVGLRRRFGYTGGELTAYEDEHLSDPAEAVATSKLLQQEIERPRVGPMRDIVATIQPEQDEIVRSGLGGTVCVQGGPGTGKTAVGLHRVAYLLYAHRERLARTGTLVIGPNRSFLHYIEQVLPALGELSVRQATVDDLVAHVEVRGTDEAGAAVLKGDARMAEVLRRALYAQVTMPTEPVVVVRGSRRWRVPAYELEEIVRELLKREIRYGAAREALPQRIAHAVLVQMERSGEAPDDRVQDAVARNSAVKAAVKVVWPPADPAKLVLRLLSDEEFLAEHAAGILDEDEQKAVLWDKPARSVKSAKWSVADAVLVDEAADLIQRTHSLGHVVLDEAQDLSPMQYRAVGRRCTTGSATVLGDLAQGTTPWATRSWDEALAHLGKGDGVIEELTAGFRVPTDVITYASRLLPHIAPGLTPVASVRENPGFFEVRAIDGDTEVVAACEELLRHEGSTGLIAADARVPALADALTAAGIGFLAPGEETTEQTRLTLVPASLAKGLEYDYVVLDEPRAVVDGEPDERTGLRRLYVTLTRAVSGLIVAHTGPLPAQLTA comes from the coding sequence TTGTCCGCGACCGCGCCCGACCCGCTCGACGACCCCCGCGCCCCCCTGACCCGCGAGCGCACCCACCTCGCCGAATCCCGGTCCGCCCTGCGCGCCATGCGGGAGGACGTGGAGGCGCTGGACATCAAGGACGTCACCGCGAACTGGGTGAACGCCACGATCCTCGCCCGCCAGATCGACGACCGGATCAAGGCGCTGGCCGACCTCAGCGACACCCCGCTGTTCTTCGGCCGGCTCGACTACCTGCACGCGCCGGGGGCCGACCAGGCGGAGGGCGCGGAGGGCGAGCGGTTCTACATCGGGCGGCGGCACGTGCACGACGCGGACGGCGACCCCATGGTCATCGACTGGCGCGCCCCGGTCTCCCAGCCCTTCTACCGGGCGTCCAGGAAGGACCCGATGGACGTCGGGCTGCGCCGCCGCTTCGGCTACACCGGCGGCGAGCTGACCGCGTACGAGGACGAGCACCTCTCGGACCCGGCGGAGGCCGTGGCCACCAGCAAGCTGCTCCAGCAGGAGATCGAGCGGCCGCGCGTCGGCCCCATGCGCGACATCGTCGCCACCATCCAGCCCGAGCAGGACGAGATCGTCCGCAGTGGGCTCGGCGGCACCGTCTGTGTGCAGGGAGGCCCCGGTACGGGCAAGACGGCGGTCGGTCTGCACCGCGTCGCCTACCTGCTCTACGCCCACCGGGAGCGGCTCGCCCGCACCGGCACCCTGGTCATCGGGCCGAACCGGTCCTTCCTCCACTACATCGAGCAGGTCCTGCCCGCGCTGGGCGAGTTGAGCGTGCGGCAGGCCACCGTGGACGATCTGGTGGCGCATGTGGAGGTGCGCGGCACGGACGAGGCGGGCGCCGCCGTGCTCAAGGGCGACGCCCGGATGGCGGAGGTACTGCGCCGGGCGCTGTACGCGCAGGTGACGATGCCCACCGAGCCGGTCGTGGTGGTGCGCGGCTCGCGGCGCTGGCGCGTCCCGGCGTACGAACTGGAGGAGATCGTCCGCGAGTTGCTGAAGCGGGAGATCCGGTACGGCGCCGCCCGCGAGGCGCTGCCGCAGCGGATCGCGCACGCGGTGCTGGTGCAGATGGAGCGGTCCGGGGAGGCGCCGGACGACCGGGTGCAGGACGCGGTCGCGCGCAACAGCGCGGTCAAGGCGGCCGTGAAGGTCGTCTGGCCGCCCGCCGACCCGGCCAAGCTGGTGCTGCGGCTGCTGTCCGACGAGGAGTTCCTCGCCGAGCACGCGGCCGGGATCCTGGACGAGGACGAGCAGAAGGCCGTGCTCTGGGACAAGCCGGCGCGCAGCGTGAAGTCGGCCAAGTGGTCCGTGGCGGACGCGGTGCTGGTGGACGAGGCGGCCGATCTGATCCAGCGCACGCACTCGCTGGGCCATGTGGTGCTGGACGAGGCACAGGACCTGTCCCCCATGCAGTACCGCGCGGTCGGCCGCCGCTGCACCACCGGCAGCGCGACCGTCCTGGGCGACCTGGCGCAGGGCACCACCCCCTGGGCCACCCGGAGCTGGGACGAGGCGCTGGCCCATCTCGGCAAGGGCGACGGGGTGATCGAGGAGCTGACGGCAGGTTTCCGCGTCCCCACGGACGTGATCACCTACGCCTCCCGGCTGCTCCCCCACATCGCCCCCGGCCTGACCCCGGTCGCCTCCGTCCGCGAGAACCCCGGCTTCTTCGAGGTGCGCGCGATCGACGGCGACACCGAAGTGGTGGCCGCCTGCGAGGAGTTGCTGCGCCACGAGGGCTCGACCGGTCTGATCGCCGCCGACGCCCGCGTGCCCGCGCTCGCCGACGCGCTGACGGCGGCCGGGATCGGCTTCCTCGCACCGGGCGAGGAGACCACCGAGCAGACCCGGCTGACCCTGGTCCCGGCCTCGCTCGCCAAGGGCCTGGAGTACGACTACGTGGTCCTGGACGAGCCGCGGGCCGTGGTCGACGGCGAGCCCGACGAACGCACCGGCCTGCGGCGGCTGTACGTCACGCTGACCCGAGCGGTGTCGGGCCTGATCGTGGCGCACACCGGGCCGCTGCCCGCGCAGCTCACCGCCTGA
- a CDS encoding DNA repair helicase XPB translates to MNGPLIVQSDKTLLLEVDHERADECRRAIAPFAELERAPEHIHTYRLTPLGLWNARAAGHDAEQVVDALVQYSRYPVPHALLVDIAETMDRYGRLTLSKHPAHGLVLTTTDRPVLEEILRSKRVAPLVGNRIDPDTVAVHPSERGQIKQTLLKLGWPAEDLAGYVDGEAHPIDLREDGWALRPYQKQAVENFWHGGSGVVVLPCGAGKTLVGAGAMAQAGSTTLILVTNTVSARQWKHELVKRTSLTEDEIGEYSGTKKEIRPVTIATYQVLTTRRKGVYPHLELFDSRDWGLIVYDEVHLLPAPVFKFTADLQARRRLGLTATLVREDGRESDVFSLIGPKRFDAPWKEIEAQGYIAPADCVEVRVNLTDSERLAYATAESEDKYRFCATTATKRKVTEAIVRRFAGQQILVIGQYIDQLDELGEHLNAPVIKGETSNAQREKLFDAFREGEISVLVVSKVANFSIDLPEATVAIQVSGTFGSRQEEAQRLGRVLRPKSDGHRAHFYSVVARDTIDQDFAAHRQRFLAEQGYAYRIVDADEILAEGTKEG, encoded by the coding sequence GTGAACGGTCCGCTGATCGTCCAGTCAGACAAAACCCTGCTCCTGGAAGTCGACCACGAGCGGGCCGACGAATGCCGTCGGGCCATCGCGCCCTTCGCGGAACTGGAACGGGCTCCCGAGCACATCCACACCTACCGGCTCACCCCGCTGGGCCTGTGGAACGCGCGGGCCGCCGGGCACGACGCCGAGCAGGTCGTCGACGCGCTGGTGCAGTACAGCCGGTATCCCGTGCCGCACGCGCTGCTCGTCGACATCGCCGAGACCATGGACCGGTACGGCAGACTCACGCTGAGCAAGCACCCCGCGCACGGGCTGGTGCTCACCACCACCGACCGGCCGGTGCTGGAGGAGATCCTGCGCTCCAAGCGGGTCGCCCCGCTGGTGGGCAACCGGATCGACCCGGACACCGTCGCCGTGCACCCCTCCGAGCGCGGCCAGATCAAGCAGACCCTGCTCAAGCTGGGCTGGCCCGCCGAGGACCTCGCCGGATACGTGGACGGCGAGGCGCACCCGATCGACCTGCGCGAGGACGGCTGGGCGCTGCGCCCCTACCAGAAGCAGGCCGTGGAGAACTTCTGGCACGGCGGCAGCGGTGTCGTGGTGCTGCCCTGCGGCGCGGGCAAGACGCTGGTCGGCGCCGGGGCGATGGCGCAGGCCGGGTCGACCACGCTGATCCTCGTCACCAACACCGTCTCCGCCCGGCAGTGGAAGCACGAGCTGGTGAAGCGCACCTCGCTGACCGAGGACGAGATCGGTGAGTACAGCGGCACCAAGAAGGAGATCCGGCCGGTCACCATCGCGACCTATCAGGTGCTGACCACCCGCCGGAAGGGTGTCTACCCGCACCTGGAGCTCTTCGACTCCCGTGACTGGGGTCTGATCGTCTACGACGAGGTCCATCTGCTGCCCGCTCCCGTCTTCAAGTTCACCGCCGATCTCCAGGCCCGCCGGCGCCTCGGTCTGACCGCGACGCTGGTGCGCGAGGACGGCCGCGAGTCCGACGTGTTCTCCCTGATCGGGCCCAAGCGGTTCGACGCGCCCTGGAAGGAGATCGAGGCGCAGGGCTACATCGCGCCCGCCGACTGCGTCGAGGTCCGCGTCAATCTCACCGACTCCGAGCGGCTCGCCTACGCCACCGCCGAGAGCGAGGACAAGTACCGCTTCTGTGCCACCACCGCGACCAAGCGGAAGGTCACGGAGGCGATCGTGCGCCGGTTCGCCGGGCAGCAGATCCTCGTCATCGGCCAGTACATCGACCAACTGGACGAGCTGGGCGAGCATCTGAACGCACCCGTGATCAAGGGCGAGACCTCCAACGCCCAGCGGGAGAAGCTCTTCGACGCCTTCCGCGAGGGCGAGATCAGCGTGCTGGTCGTCTCCAAGGTCGCCAACTTCTCCATCGACCTGCCCGAGGCCACGGTCGCCATCCAGGTGTCCGGCACCTTCGGTTCCCGGCAGGAGGAGGCGCAGCGGCTCGGCCGCGTGCTGCGGCCCAAGTCGGACGGTCACCGGGCGCACTTCTACTCGGTCGTCGCCCGCGACACCATCGACCAGGACTTCGCGGCCCACCGCCAGCGCTTCCTGGCCGAGCAGGGCTACGCCTACCGGATCGTCGACGCCGACGAGATCCTGGCGGAGGGGACGAAGGAGGGCTGA
- a CDS encoding helicase C-terminal domain-containing protein, whose translation MSPEASSAPRSLAEALRTRDDASLGALLRDRPDLIAPVPTDLTQLATRAGTRASVLRALEHLDRFALQTAQALAIAPDPATYDALHELLAGDDGDPAVTAALPATVAALRRQALIWGDDDRLHLVRTARELLAPSPQHPSPTGLGPTVREATSGMSPGRVQQIVNTAGLPSTHDPVSAVAALTGLFTDRKRMAALLAGAPEAAREVLTRLMWGPPYGQVTADPAAHLRWLLDRGLLLPTAPGTVVLPREVALHLRGGRAHRVPEPVPPAVEPSVAHGRRIVDSTAAGQAYTALATIEELLKHWDQGGPAVLRAGGLSVRDLKRAAVALDAPEPLAAFWVELAYAAGLLASDGAADERYAPTPAYDTWMERPVAERWGRLASAWLAATRTAGLVGGRDAKDRALSALGPGLDRSAAPEVRHRVLTLLAGLPVGVAPAPDAVLTRLTWERPLRAPQRDGTEDLRIRLARWTLSEAELLGVTGRGALSSHGRALLGMAAAEDADPGHGTPHPGGGPATHAVVDGHAPTAGGESDAPAADHPAHTGPLTPTGQATATAVGLLAPLLPEPLDHVLLQADLTAVAPGPLLRPLAETLGVLADVESKGGATVYRFTPASVRRALDAGQTAADLHAFLAQHSRTPVPQPLAYLIDDVARRHGHLRVGVASAYVRCDDDAVLNEIIADKRAAALRLRRLAPTVLAAPCDPATLLEGLRALGYAPAAESSQGDVLITRADAHRTPPRTAPEPVPEGPPSPDGVLLTAAVRAIRAGDLAATTPRKTTGPEVTGGELPRTSPADTLATMQAAVMTGEAVWIGYVNADGAASQRVVAPIRVEGGFVTAYDHTADEVRTYPLHRITGVAELADD comes from the coding sequence ATGAGCCCCGAGGCATCTTCAGCCCCCCGGTCCCTGGCGGAGGCACTCCGTACGCGGGACGACGCCTCGCTGGGCGCGCTGCTGCGCGACCGACCCGACCTCATCGCGCCCGTCCCCACCGACCTCACCCAGCTCGCCACCCGCGCGGGCACCCGTGCCTCGGTGCTGCGCGCGCTGGAGCACCTGGACCGCTTCGCGCTCCAGACCGCTCAGGCGCTCGCCATCGCCCCGGACCCGGCGACCTACGACGCCCTGCACGAGCTGCTGGCCGGGGACGACGGCGACCCGGCCGTCACCGCCGCGCTGCCCGCCACCGTCGCCGCCCTGCGCAGGCAGGCCCTGATCTGGGGCGACGACGACCGGCTGCACCTCGTACGCACCGCCCGCGAACTCCTCGCCCCCTCCCCGCAGCACCCCTCCCCGACCGGGCTCGGCCCGACCGTGCGGGAGGCGACGTCGGGGATGTCGCCGGGGCGCGTGCAGCAGATCGTCAACACGGCCGGGCTGCCCTCCACGCACGACCCGGTCTCCGCCGTCGCCGCGCTCACCGGTCTGTTCACCGACCGGAAGCGGATGGCCGCGCTGCTCGCCGGGGCGCCGGAGGCCGCGCGCGAGGTGCTGACCCGGCTGATGTGGGGGCCGCCCTACGGCCAGGTCACCGCCGACCCGGCCGCCCACTTGCGCTGGCTGCTCGACCGGGGCCTGCTGCTGCCGACCGCGCCCGGCACGGTCGTCCTGCCCCGCGAGGTCGCGCTGCACCTGCGCGGCGGTCGCGCGCACCGGGTGCCCGAGCCGGTGCCGCCCGCCGTGGAGCCGTCCGTGGCCCATGGCCGGCGGATCGTGGACTCGACGGCGGCCGGGCAGGCGTACACCGCGCTCGCCACCATCGAGGAACTGCTGAAGCACTGGGACCAGGGCGGCCCGGCCGTACTGCGGGCCGGCGGCCTCAGCGTGCGCGACCTGAAGCGGGCCGCCGTGGCCCTCGACGCGCCCGAACCGCTCGCCGCGTTCTGGGTCGAGCTGGCCTACGCCGCCGGTCTCCTCGCCTCCGACGGCGCGGCCGACGAGCGCTACGCCCCCACCCCCGCCTACGACACCTGGATGGAGCGCCCCGTCGCCGAGCGCTGGGGCCGCCTCGCCTCCGCGTGGCTCGCGGCCACCCGGACGGCCGGGCTGGTCGGCGGCCGGGACGCCAAGGACCGCGCGCTCTCCGCACTCGGTCCGGGCCTGGACCGGTCGGCCGCCCCCGAGGTACGGCACCGGGTGCTGACCCTGCTGGCCGGACTCCCCGTGGGCGTGGCCCCCGCGCCGGACGCGGTGCTGACCCGGCTGACCTGGGAACGCCCGCTGCGCGCCCCCCAGCGCGACGGCACCGAGGACCTGCGTATCCGGCTGGCCCGCTGGACCCTGAGCGAGGCGGAGCTCCTCGGGGTGACGGGCCGGGGCGCCCTCTCCAGCCACGGCCGGGCCCTGCTGGGCATGGCGGCGGCCGAGGACGCCGACCCCGGACACGGCACCCCGCACCCCGGCGGCGGACCCGCCACCCACGCGGTCGTCGACGGCCACGCCCCCACGGCCGGCGGCGAGAGCGACGCCCCCGCCGCCGACCACCCCGCCCACACGGGCCCCCTCACCCCCACCGGGCAGGCGACCGCCACCGCCGTGGGCCTGCTCGCACCGCTCCTGCCCGAACCTCTCGACCACGTCCTGCTCCAGGCCGACCTCACCGCCGTGGCCCCCGGGCCCCTGCTGCGGCCGCTCGCCGAGACCCTCGGGGTGCTGGCGGACGTGGAGTCCAAGGGCGGCGCGACCGTGTACCGGTTCACCCCCGCCTCCGTACGGCGCGCGCTGGACGCCGGGCAGACCGCGGCCGATCTGCACGCCTTCCTCGCGCAGCACTCCCGGACCCCGGTGCCGCAGCCGCTCGCGTACCTCATCGACGACGTGGCCCGCAGGCACGGGCATCTGCGGGTGGGGGTCGCCTCGGCGTACGTCCGCTGCGACGACGACGCCGTGCTGAACGAGATCATCGCCGACAAGCGGGCCGCCGCCCTGCGGCTGCGCCGCCTCGCCCCGACGGTGCTGGCCGCGCCGTGCGACCCGGCCACCCTGCTGGAGGGCCTGCGGGCGCTGGGCTACGCGCCCGCCGCCGAGTCCTCCCAGGGCGATGTGCTGATCACCCGCGCCGACGCCCACCGCACCCCGCCGCGCACCGCGCCCGAGCCGGTGCCGGAGGGCCCGCCCTCGCCCGACGGCGTCCTGCTCACGGCCGCCGTCCGCGCCATCCGCGCCGGCGACCTGGCCGCCACCACCCCGCGCAAGACCACCGGCCCCGAGGTCACCGGCGGCGAACTGCCCCGCACCAGCCCGGCCGACACCCTGGCCACCATGCAGGCGGCCGTCATGACCGGCGAGGCCGTATGGATCGGCTACGTCAACGCCGACGGCGCCGCCAGCCAGCGCGTCGTCGCCCCCATCAGGGTCGAGGGCGGCTTCGTCACCGCCTACGACCACACCGCCGACGAAGTCCGCACCTACCCCCTGCACCGCATCACCGGAGTGGCCGAGCTGGCGGACGACTGA
- a CDS encoding HAD family hydrolase: MPALPATPAPTVGFDLDMTLIDSRPGIRACYLALSERTGVYVDADLVVTRLGPPLAEELVNWFPAEDVPAVADLYRAMYPEYAIAPTPALAGAREAVAAVRAAGGRTMVVTAKYEPNAKLHLAHLGMEPDVVVGDLWAEDKARALREHGAHIYVGDHTGDVRGARAAEALSVAVATGPCGPDELREAGADVVLPDLTSFPAWLDTYVTSA; this comes from the coding sequence ATGCCCGCGCTTCCCGCCACGCCCGCGCCCACCGTCGGCTTCGACCTCGACATGACGCTCATCGACTCGCGGCCCGGTATCCGCGCCTGCTACCTCGCGCTGTCGGAGCGGACCGGGGTGTACGTGGACGCCGACCTCGTGGTGACGCGGCTGGGCCCGCCGCTGGCGGAGGAGCTGGTGAACTGGTTCCCGGCCGAGGACGTGCCCGCCGTGGCCGACCTGTACCGGGCGATGTACCCCGAGTACGCCATCGCGCCGACCCCCGCCCTGGCCGGTGCCCGCGAGGCCGTCGCCGCCGTCCGCGCCGCCGGGGGCCGGACCATGGTGGTCACCGCGAAGTACGAGCCCAACGCCAAGCTCCACCTCGCCCACCTGGGCATGGAGCCCGACGTGGTGGTCGGCGACCTGTGGGCCGAGGACAAGGCCCGCGCGCTGCGCGAGCACGGCGCCCACATATACGTCGGCGACCACACCGGCGACGTACGCGGTGCCCGTGCCGCTGAGGCCCTCTCGGTGGCGGTGGCCACGGGCCCGTGCGGCCCGGACGAACTCCGCGAGGCGGGCGCCGACGTGGTCCTCCCGGACCTGACCTCTTTCCCGGCCTGGCTGGACACCTACGTGACGTCGGCCTAG
- a CDS encoding cold-shock protein, whose translation MPTGKVKWFNSEKGFGFLSRDDGGDVFVHSSVLPAGVEALKPGQRVEFGVVAGQRGDQALSVTVLDPTPSVAAAQRKKPDELASIVQDLTTLLENITPMLEKGRYPERTSGKKIAGLLRAVADQLDV comes from the coding sequence GTGCCCACCGGCAAGGTCAAGTGGTTCAACAGCGAGAAGGGCTTCGGCTTCCTCTCCCGCGACGACGGCGGCGACGTCTTCGTCCATTCCTCGGTCCTGCCCGCCGGAGTCGAGGCGCTCAAGCCGGGACAGCGCGTGGAGTTCGGCGTCGTCGCCGGCCAGCGCGGTGACCAGGCGCTCTCCGTGACCGTGCTCGACCCGACCCCCTCCGTCGCCGCCGCCCAGCGCAAGAAGCCCGACGAGCTGGCCTCGATCGTGCAGGACCTGACGACCCTGCTGGAGAACATCACCCCGATGCTGGAGAAGGGCCGCTACCCCGAGCGCACCTCCGGCAAGAAGATCGCCGGTCTCCTGCGCGCCGTCGCGGACCAGCTCGACGTCTGA
- a CDS encoding 1,4-dihydroxy-6-naphthoate synthase, producing MTTEPLQIAYSPCPNDTFVFDALAHGRVPGAPALDVTFADIDITNGMAERGEFDALKVSYAVLPYVLDEYALLPCGGALGRGCGPLVLTREADADLTGRTVAVPSERSTAYLLFRLWAADTLPEGVGEIVVMPFHEIMPAVRDGKVDAGLVIHEARFTFQEYGLHKLADMGEHWERTTGLPIPLGAIIAKRSLGAETLQGLADAIRTSVRAAWDDPEASRAYVMEHAQEMDPAVADQHIGLYVNEFTADLGEDGYAAIRGLLTRAAAEGLVPALGPGALAFP from the coding sequence ATGACGACTGAGCCCCTGCAGATCGCGTACTCGCCCTGCCCGAACGACACCTTCGTCTTCGACGCCCTCGCCCACGGCCGCGTACCCGGCGCCCCCGCGCTGGACGTGACCTTCGCGGACATCGACATCACCAACGGCATGGCCGAGCGCGGCGAGTTCGACGCGCTGAAGGTGTCGTACGCCGTCCTGCCCTACGTCCTCGACGAATACGCACTGCTGCCCTGCGGCGGTGCGCTGGGCCGGGGCTGCGGGCCGCTGGTGCTGACGCGGGAGGCGGACGCCGACCTCACCGGGCGCACGGTGGCGGTGCCGAGCGAGCGCTCCACGGCGTACCTGCTGTTCCGGCTGTGGGCCGCGGACACGCTGCCGGAGGGCGTCGGGGAGATCGTGGTGATGCCGTTCCACGAGATCATGCCCGCCGTGCGGGACGGCAAGGTGGACGCCGGACTCGTCATCCACGAGGCCCGCTTCACCTTCCAGGAGTACGGGCTGCACAAGCTCGCGGACATGGGCGAGCACTGGGAGCGCACCACCGGCCTGCCGATCCCGCTCGGCGCGATCATCGCCAAGCGGTCGCTGGGCGCCGAGACCCTCCAGGGCCTCGCGGACGCCATCCGGACCTCCGTCCGGGCCGCCTGGGACGACCCGGAGGCATCGCGCGCCTACGTCATGGAGCACGCCCAGGAGATGGACCCGGCCGTCGCCGACCAGCACATCGGGCTGTACGTCAACGAGTTCACCGCCGACCTCGGCGAGGACGGGTACGCGGCGATCCGGGGCCTGCTGACGCGTGCGGCGGCCGAGGGCCTCGTACCGGCCCTCGGCCCCGGAGCGCTCGCGTTCCCGTAG
- a CDS encoding futalosine hydrolase, with product MNARTRVLVATAVPAERDAVARAFPGVAEEVRLPGATLLRTDGAFDLLAAGVGPALAAASTATALTAAALAGTPYGLVVSAGIGGGFQPEAPVGSLVVADAITVADLGAETPDGFLPVTDLGFGTVTHLPPESLVRGAVEATGARPGTVLTVSTVTGTATRAAGLRARHPGALAEGMEGFGVAEAAAAHGVPVLEIRAVSNPVGPRDRAAWRIGDALAALTGAFGKLAPALESWNTHDD from the coding sequence GTGAACGCCCGCACGCGCGTCCTCGTCGCCACCGCCGTCCCGGCCGAACGGGACGCGGTGGCACGGGCGTTTCCTGGTGTGGCCGAGGAGGTGCGGCTGCCCGGCGCGACGCTGCTGCGGACGGACGGCGCCTTCGACCTGCTGGCCGCAGGTGTGGGCCCCGCCCTCGCCGCCGCCTCCACCGCCACCGCGCTGACCGCCGCCGCCCTTGCGGGCACCCCCTACGGCCTGGTCGTCTCGGCCGGGATCGGGGGCGGTTTCCAGCCGGAGGCACCCGTCGGCTCGCTCGTCGTCGCCGACGCGATCACCGTGGCGGACCTGGGCGCCGAGACGCCGGACGGCTTCCTGCCGGTCACCGACCTCGGCTTCGGCACCGTCACCCATCTGCCGCCGGAATCACTCGTACGAGGAGCCGTCGAGGCCACCGGTGCCCGGCCCGGCACCGTGCTGACCGTCTCCACCGTGACCGGGACCGCCACCCGCGCCGCCGGACTGCGGGCGCGTCATCCGGGCGCGCTGGCCGAGGGCATGGAGGGCTTCGGAGTCGCTGAGGCGGCCGCCGCGCACGGTGTGCCGGTGCTGGAGATCCGCGCGGTGTCCAACCCGGTCGGCCCCCGCGACCGCGCCGCCTGGCGCATCGGCGACGCGCTCGCCGCACTCACCGGGGCCTTCGGGAAGCTCGCGCCCGCTTTGGAGAGTTGGAACACGCATGACGACTGA
- a CDS encoding DUF2771 domain-containing protein, which translates to MTSLQSAPRRRRALAAAGAVSAGLLALSACDKPTPVSTVTVGDSSVTSEALCYNGDKTLTAKSLAECAKKAGDEKTISVDPDGDTVRVGVDPKIADAGWVLLVNGRQFTDVSKKTYSTIPGSAFFNAQYGTQGDTNTLSIQMGTGSSAKGLWSYKLKKATS; encoded by the coding sequence ATGACCTCGCTGCAATCCGCCCCGCGACGCCGCCGGGCGCTCGCCGCCGCCGGTGCCGTTTCTGCCGGACTGCTCGCCCTTTCGGCCTGTGACAAGCCGACGCCCGTCTCCACGGTCACCGTCGGGGACAGCTCGGTCACGTCCGAGGCGCTCTGCTACAACGGCGACAAGACGCTGACCGCCAAGTCGCTCGCGGAGTGCGCGAAGAAGGCCGGCGACGAGAAGACGATCTCGGTGGACCCGGACGGCGACACGGTCCGCGTCGGCGTCGACCCGAAGATCGCGGACGCGGGCTGGGTGCTGCTGGTCAACGGCCGCCAGTTCACCGACGTCAGCAAGAAGACGTACAGCACGATCCCGGGCAGCGCGTTCTTCAACGCCCAGTACGGCACCCAGGGCGACACCAACACGCTGTCCATCCAGATGGGCACCGGTTCGTCGGCCAAGGGCCTGTGGAGCTACAAGCTCAAGAAGGCGACCTCCTGA